The proteins below are encoded in one region of Aquisphaera giovannonii:
- a CDS encoding DUF1552 domain-containing protein: protein MAKTTHRREFLRELGIGAGAIPFLLNLPSLGFANQVKRKKRLVLMFSPNGVFPGAFWPDAEGKDFALKESLKPLEPFKSKTLILHGVCDKVRGDGDNHMRGMGCLLTGSELFPGNIQGGSDTPAGWSSGLSIDQEIKGFLQKDPATRTRFGSLELGVMVPERADTWTRWVYAGPNKPIAPIDNPYRAFSKLYGRVKDQENLRSVLDDIQADLGKIRSAVSAEDRQILEEHATFVREMEQELQASSKDPIAHAVPELEPGVREDNDNMPKISKMQIELMVQSFAADFTRVASLQYTNSVGMARMRWLGINEGHHELSHNPDSDKASVEKLIKINTWFCDQLAYLAKRLSETPEPGGGGSLLDNTTILWTNELGKGNSHTLDNIPFVLVGEGLGFQMGRSLKYKKVPHNRLLLSLAHAFGHDIKKFGNPDFCGEGPLSGLT from the coding sequence GTGGCAAAGACCACCCACCGACGCGAATTCCTCCGCGAACTGGGCATCGGCGCGGGCGCGATCCCGTTCCTGCTCAACCTGCCGAGCCTGGGCTTCGCCAACCAGGTGAAGCGGAAGAAGCGACTCGTGCTCATGTTCAGCCCCAACGGCGTGTTCCCGGGTGCCTTCTGGCCGGACGCGGAGGGGAAGGACTTCGCCCTCAAGGAGAGCCTCAAGCCGCTCGAGCCGTTCAAGAGCAAGACCCTGATCCTGCACGGCGTCTGCGACAAGGTCCGCGGCGACGGCGACAACCACATGCGGGGCATGGGCTGCCTGCTGACCGGCTCGGAGCTCTTCCCCGGGAACATCCAGGGGGGCTCGGACACGCCGGCCGGCTGGTCGAGCGGGCTGTCGATCGACCAGGAGATCAAGGGCTTCCTCCAGAAGGACCCGGCCACGAGGACCCGGTTCGGCTCGCTGGAGCTGGGCGTGATGGTCCCCGAGCGTGCCGACACCTGGACCCGATGGGTCTACGCCGGCCCGAACAAGCCGATCGCGCCGATCGACAACCCGTACCGGGCGTTCTCGAAGCTCTACGGCCGGGTGAAGGACCAGGAGAACCTCCGGAGCGTCCTCGACGACATCCAGGCGGACCTCGGCAAGATCCGCTCGGCCGTCTCCGCGGAGGACCGCCAGATCCTGGAGGAGCACGCCACCTTCGTCCGAGAGATGGAGCAGGAGCTCCAGGCCTCCTCGAAGGACCCGATCGCCCACGCCGTCCCCGAGCTCGAGCCGGGGGTGCGCGAGGACAACGACAATATGCCCAAGATCAGCAAGATGCAGATCGAGCTGATGGTGCAGTCCTTCGCCGCCGACTTCACCCGGGTCGCATCGCTCCAGTACACCAACTCCGTCGGCATGGCGCGGATGCGGTGGCTGGGAATCAACGAGGGGCACCACGAGCTCTCGCACAACCCGGACTCGGACAAGGCGTCCGTCGAGAAGCTGATCAAGATCAACACGTGGTTCTGCGATCAGCTCGCCTACCTCGCGAAGCGCCTCTCGGAGACCCCCGAGCCGGGCGGCGGCGGCTCCCTGCTGGACAACACGACGATCCTGTGGACGAACGAGCTGGGCAAGGGGAACTCGCACACGCTGGACAACATCCCCTTCGTCCTCGTCGGCGAGGGCCTCGGCTTCCAGATGGGCCGCTCCTTGAAGTACAAGAAGGTCCCGCATAACCGTCTCTTGCTGTCCCTGGCCCACGCCTTCGGCCACGACATCAAGAAGTTCGGCAACCCCGACTTCTGCGGCGAGGGGCCGCTGTCGGGGCTGACCTGA
- a CDS encoding PIN domain-containing protein: protein MTHLLDTNILVPIADLMIASVALTHDMTLVTHNTIDYEQIPGLRLADWLAP, encoded by the coding sequence ATGACCCACCTCCTCGATACGAACATCCTCGTCCCCATCGCGGACTTGATGATCGCGTCCGTCGCCCTGACTCATGACATGACGCTCGTGACGCACAATACGATCGACTACGAGCAGATCCCGGGGCTGCGGCTCGCCGACTGGCTCGCGCCTTAG